From Neodiprion pinetum isolate iyNeoPine1 chromosome 7, iyNeoPine1.2, whole genome shotgun sequence, a single genomic window includes:
- the apolpp gene encoding apolipophorins, which produces MAHPPRLTLAGLLLGFLLFVAPSGANKCRSGCHGIHSSKAYQEGHTYTYELEGESVTSVSEAQGEATLKLNALVELSIKPDCVHQIRLKNVRINGAPASQSEIERHGVQFNYHNGHIDTEICTEAGETQAALNVKRAVISLFQDAIIQDDGSTTHHETDVFGSCPTDFTFSTSGESRTIKKHRNLEECLYRENIRQDLMSASIDPNSGFKTTPLLASEQEVEQQFNRGILNKVKSVETYKLKPFSNGEAGARTVVETTLTFKGKKGDSPPAPVSEPKSLVFEVPHPVVSSSIDAIERVLHNVHESMPDDVTSSGAHQFTELIKVLRRSSKNDILTAYSRVRAGAGFENNAAKKVFLDALFRTGTGDSVEAAAELVKTKQLDTLETIVYYTSLAFVRHASLSSVTRVTSLLNNPELPRIGYLGIGSVIGKYCQEHDCENKPEINAALAAFSSKLTKATTRQQENVVISVLKGLGNARYLDHATMTKIASIAVDKTVHNRVRVAAIEALPAKCSMDWKKLLFSTLADRSEDSEIRIKIYLSLVACPCSHVAHTIKEVLDKETVNQVGSFIQSHLRNLRASTNPEKERAKRELGLIKPRTRFPEDFRKFSYNDELSYSIDALGLGSAAESNVIYSQNSFFPRSASINLTSEVFGRYFNFLEIDGRFENVDVLLEKYLGPKGILRPSNLKDVLLDGRKSYDNIVKKVIDRYEKKVGRRHARDVSQNQIVNFGRKIHLPETELDDDLELDLSIKLFGAELVFLSYQGNDKFNPNSIVDQILNALEDGADKAKHFNYNIKNHLNFLDAELVYPTGLGLPLSLGVVGTSVVHLKTSGKIDIIEIIKNPKSTAIEIAVEPSASIEIGGSLIVEGFGVESGLKVITSLHTSTATDVSVKLLDGYGVDVNIGLPKQKQELINIESKVLISSGPKGDNYVPPKFSNGQEHSDCFDQLYSLAGLTVCGKIAYPYDSLAAVQKKPLFPLSGPASFALRTENNDVKSYHFRAYYDTKNPKARSLEILLETPNTRTERKISLLLEAAVEPDKLVRVTFDSPFKKAVVEGIIKNTQKEQTLAVTVRHDSIEYYARIGVESSGNRYRPILEYKVPEHIEKLAGIKNGVKNTRRDGQHYSVGGVVDVSDYNGGKKYVFNQLSLVSEGQSILNIDGTVAVSRQGGNADLKIGYGGDRLLLKGNSVVSNIFTQKTQISVASTKKPENSFSVTFETDGDAKHYKETVVFVHGSDLNSQTNRITYHADNKYEYVNANKFDISFGRKLTYPAVGLVAKLETGATPKSIEYEFEFKYDKFNIESELSANVGKPGDFEAEFEAKLQGNSIKLKTERAVLGEHKSKFETSLEVHPGGKYEIEAVIDHDDKSNDINTKIVAQIKVNGKKAVIDVGLEANQNRVNSNAVIDYESTRYLDFLLALQRGTNPNGNLKLNLKNYVTANGQFKFVKGAGGDADIEINIPKFSRKITGHGKVAITGSRHVANVDISYDASKDPKKRIKLSSDSDLTSTSFDTKNTIEILDYKTVVNAKGNRQGRHDNGHQDFEFDVTFPCGRYVVGKGSRDATTKNELIDGKMQFELIDHVNKGGKRRDLVYHAEVHDLNLVAYTYRAKHDLKFIDFERKDINVLLELKNLHNGPDKKSRDLKFNLLGAKIPSPFSLEYSHDSEKDGASGSGKFKSTLGNNLSLQVNGNLVRGNGVDKPTAVEAAFEIKLPSQKLSNVKLEYSGTILTPNEPTGRFEYIERTELTYNTDQTIKLDSRFTNVGIFVYDHTFEGSGKATLTVLSNAPITVGYSYKHNPTNELKETSGSLSINNGNKQTNIAVDSTYLEHLNVINLNIKATTPVETIRNVDIKFQHEGTDRIGRHPIPSSSKTNIIAIVNQAKYTLEQEMAVKEDKVSGSVTVTTPQGVTKHTIVFNKLGTNKFSGEWKLSTPKGFVNIDGEIDVAKIDDFSIIFNFDSDKVQTRKIHGEIANNKVAKGGKKIVINISSEGKNIILGSTSYNKHSEGSKVIVEGNGSLKIRDSTKSSSFKYTHQQLTSDVNGELGVTSLLTFNFGPSSIVNEFKFTDKEVYVFNSYCEQSADCAQFKLQAKSSQSGLKRSKESTLEVDLRKFNVPYEFGLKSNQVIDPQSGYDDSTSLYLHSSKGKTEYSYQAYLHPTESGVILTLPSRELALIGTANLPKNKRSGGYKIDTSLYLDRKRSPKEKTSLTITGDVLFEKSTVSITGESRLTYPSQHKDLSVKGKLHVGGAHLLDANFDIDVFAKRNQKITVVAKVLQTPINDNTGYNVTGSLSVTSPGQRLKVDVDEYVTISRKEIAFGSFLAYTDEHQKPKSTGVEFYVNLQGVHLLIKSPDQELIKVDSKLDLSKNIQKIDTDIAIFNRAPVIITLEVRDMNSFKYLAYERNNPNNKFEAGGRVVVGQIAELHADSVKDGAKKELFRIRIQLDERHYLKPEFSFDKNNIGHVIDSYRGRVVEVAKLTNEFVESLAEEIITEVKDLLEHLKKAQPNLKPLFDYYVAELTKLKDELNIETEGIKQIQAKLNEVFGGTIQLVLEIVKQVTHRFEELQKIFRETVDRLGVAFKATLPEFQKIWRAISNLIIDLFEDAAKTLANILKTFADIFNANKDEFKQVAILFAELTNEITSIIIKTATQIKKDANDFYTVLIKEFKALPIYEFVKQKYGELSDVKIYEGLIRAITDVVQSVKKFLPTKELQNLLTATYDYIIKLVKREKVDDVQEIKKLYALILHAIESVIELVKSRTVKNDFSNVIETKLPFDLSALSKLPGIVTLKLSVLTLLRNQEFPTLNEVLNTYRPTKYPSDLIPPFGKFATFAESSFFSFDGRGVALPGQCSYVLAQDARDGNFSIVAQLQNGKLTGVTIAEPTESITIESTGRILVNNQPADFPASTKNLRASLHYPRVRVVSEYGITLDCDTGSGLICSVHVSGFYHGRLRGLLGNANNEPWDDFTLPSGKVTENPSEFGNAFKLTPGCADVSPADLRAPKHESFCTDFFTGSSSLSPCFDHINPSQYRDYCDLLAGNVATSELKRSYACYFARAYVLNCQYKNIPVHIPSSCASCQVGNRKVDIGDTFSTQHPKQQADVVIVVEQATENIKVFNELVLPLISFVRTELKEQGITDVHVGLIGFGDHMDTPEHYTLKGSRNIDGDQVKNMKFASRTPTITLEEAKAGDGKKKLDYFGQMLVNELGTFKLTDAYQEALNYDFRPGASKTVIGVIATPCLKSPLPVSLQQLRLLLGLVAYNEMGMTYHEIANLDDILISGKPDKSVVGFDSDSVFTFADNKKKPVEGSTELKNNMVLASRDVCATFAADSGGGAYSAHNFLEAKENKKKQFKQVVARRIVSSLVGTEIREDCVCKQGYGGFAKTECKIISRKEKEPIARRTKTGRKG; this is translated from the exons ATGGCCCATCCACCGAGGTTGACCCTCGCGGGCCTGCTCCTGGGATTTCTCCTCTTCGTCGCGCCCTCCGGAGCCA ACAAATGCAGAAGTGGCTGCCATGGTA TTCATTCGAGTAAAGCGTACCAAGAAGGTCACACGTACACGTATGAATTGGAAGGTGAATCCGTTACCTCAGTAAGCGAAGCTCAAGGAGAGGCAACCCTCAAATTGAATGCTCTCGTTGAATTATCCATCAAGCCTGACTGTGTTCACCAAATCAGATTAAAGAACGTGCGAATCAATGGAGCT CCCGCATCTCAAAGTGAGATTGAGAGACACGGTGTGCAGTTCAACTATCACAATGGTCACATCGATACGGAGATTTGCACAGAAGCCGGAGAGACTCAGGCAGCCCTGAATGTGAAACGAGCAGTGATTTCTCTCTTCCAAGACGCTATTATCCAGGATGACGGAAGCACCACTCATCACGAG ACAGACGTGTTCGGCAGTTGTCCGACTGACTTCACGTTCAGCACCAGCGGAGAGTCTCGAACAATCAAGAAGCACCGAAACCTCGAAGAGTGCTTGTACCGTGAAAACATAAGGCAAGACCTGATGTCGGCGTCGATTGACCCGAATTCCGGCTTCAAAACTACCCCTCTTCTCGCATCGGAGCAAGAGGTGGAACAGCAGTTCAATCGGGGAATTTTGAACAAGGTGAAGTCCGTCGAAACCTACAAATTGAAACCCTTCAGCAACGGTGAGGCTGGCGCCAGGACCGTTGTCGAGACGACCTTGACATTCAAGGGAAAAAAGGGCGACAGCCCTCCGGCCCCGGTATCCGAGCCCAAGTCACTGGTCTTCGAGGTTCCACATCCAGTCGTAAGCTCATCTATTGACGCGATCGAAAGGGTCCTCCACAACGTTCACGAGTCGATGCCTGACGACGTGACTTCGTCAGGAGCTCACCAGTTCACGGAACTAATCAAAGTACTGCGCCGGAGTAGCAAGAACGACATTTTGACAGCCTACTCGCGCGTCAGAGCCGGTGCTGGGTTCGAAAATAACGCAGCGAAGAAGGTCTTCCTGGACGCTCTCTTCCGAACCGGAACTGGAGACTCGGTGGAAGCTGCAGCCGAACTGGTTAAGACCAAACAGCTCGACACATTGGAGACCATAGTCTACTACACTAGTCTTGCGTTCGTCAGACACGCCAGCCTCTCGTCCGTTACCAGGGTGACCAGTTTACTGAACAATCCTGAACTCCCGCGTATTGGTTACCTCGGGATTGGTTCGGTGATTGGAAAGTACTGCCAAGAGCACGACTGCGAAAATAAGCCTGAGATAAACGCGGCGCTTGCTGCGTTTTCTTCTAAACTTACTAAGGCCACGACTCGTCAGCAGGAAAATGTCGTCATTTCCGTACTGAAGGGACTCGGAAATGCCAGGTACCTCGACCACGCCACCATGACAAAGATCGCCAGTATCGCCGTCGACAAAACCGTTCACAATCGCGTAAGAGTCGCCGCTATCGAGGCCTTGCCAGCCAAGTGCTCGATGGATTGGAAGAAACTTTTGTTCTCGACTTTGGCCGATCGGTCTGAAGACAGCGAGATCAGAATCAAGATTTACCTGTCTCTGGTCGCCTGTCCGTGTTCCCACGTCGCCCACACGATCAAAGAGGTACTCGACAAGGAAACCGTCAATCAAGTCGGATCGTTCATCCAGTCCCATCTGCGCAATCTCCGTGCGTCTACGAACCCCGAAAAAGAGAGAGCCAAACGCGAACTGGGTCTCATCAAGCCTCGCACCAGATTCCCCGAAGATTTCCGCAAATTTTCCTACAACGACGAACTATCTTACAGTATCGATGCTCTGGGTCTTGGCTCGGCAGCTGAAAGCAACGTTATCTACAGCCAGAACAGCTTCTTCCCTCGTTCAGCGAGCATAAATCTGACAAGTGAGGTATTCGGTCGGTATTTCAACTTTTTGGAGATTGACGGGCGATTCGAAAACGTTGATGTGTTGCTCGAAAAATACTTGGGACCTAAGGGGATTCTGCGACCTTCAAATCTGAAGGACGTTCTTCTCGATGGAAGGAAATCTTATGATAATATTGTGAAAAAGGTTATAGATCGATACGAAAAGAAGGTAGGACGTCGTCACGCTCGCGATGTAAGTCAGAATCAAATTGTCAATTTTGGCAGAAAGATCCATCTACCCGAAACTGAACTCGACGATGATCTTGAGCTTGACTTGTCGATCAAGTTGTTCGGCGCAGAGCTTGTTTTCCTCAGTTACCAAGGCAATGACAAGTTCAACCCAAACTCGATCGTTGACCAAATCCTAAACGCTCTTGAAGACGGAGCAGACAAGGCAAAGCACTTCAATTATAACATCAAGAACCATCTCAACTTTTTGGACGCTGAATTGGTGTACCCCACTGGTCTCGGTCTTCCATTGAGCTTGGGCGTTGTCGGAACAAGTGTGGTCCACCTGAAAACAAGTGGGAAAATCGACATCATTGAAATCATAAAGAATCCAAAGTCCACGGCAATCGAAATAGCTGTAGAACCAAGCGCTTCTATAGAAATTGGCGGAAGTTTGATTGTAGAAGGTTTCGGCGTTGAGTCTGGACTCAAGGTTATCACCTCTTTACACACATCTACGGCCACCGATGTTTCCGTCAAATTATTGGATGGATACGGAGTGGATGTAAACATTGGCCTTCCCAAACAGAAGCAGGAATTGATTAATATCGAAAGCAAAGTTCTCATCAGCTCCGGGCCTAAGGGTGACAATTATGTACCTCCCAAGTTCAGCAACGGTCAGGAACATTCCGATTGCTTTGACCAACTCTACAGCCTTGCAGGGCTCACCGTGTGCGGCAAAATCGCCTATCCGTACGACAGCCtggcagccgttcaaaagaaACCCCTGTTCCCTCTAAGCGGACCAGCTTCATTTGCACTTCGCACAGAAAACAACGACGTGAAGAGCTACCACTTCAGGGCTTACTACGACACGAAAAATCCCAAGGCACGTTCTCTCGAAATCTTATTGGAAACACCAAACACTAGAACAGAGCGTAAGATCTCACTTCTCCTGGAGGCAGCCGTCGAACCCGACAAGTTGGTCAGAGTTACGTTTGACTCGCCATTCAAGAAGGCCGTAGTTGAGGGTATAATCAAGAATACTCAAAAAGAACAAACTCTCGCAGTTACTGTTCGCCATGACAGCATCGAGTACTATGCGCGAATCGGTGTAGAATCTTCTGGCAATCGTTACAGACCTATCCTTGAATACAAGGTACCAGAGCACATCGAAAAACTAGCTGGAATTAAAAACGGCGTGAAGAATACCCGGCGAGACGGACAGCACTACTCCGTCGGGGGTGTGGTTGATGTTAGTGATTACAATGGCGGAAAGAAGTACGTGTTCAATCAACTGTCGTTAGTTTCCGAAGGTCAGTCCATTCTCAATATCGATGGAACCGTCGCTGTGTCTCGCCAAGGTGGCAACGCCGATCTCAAGATCGGATACGGTGGTGACAGGTTGTTGCTGAAGGGGAACAGTGTGGTTTCAAACATTTTCACTCAAAAAACACAGATATCAGTTGCTTCCACGAAGAAGCCGGAGAATAGTTTCAGTGTGACGTTTGAAACCGATGGCGATGCAAAACACTATAAAGAAACTGTCGTCTTCGTTCACGGCAGTGATTTGAACTCGCAAACAAACCGTATCACATATCATGCAGACAATAAGTACGAATATGTGAATGCTAATAAGTTCGATATTTCGTTCGGCCGAAAACTCACTTACCCCGCAGTGGGATTGGTCGCTAAATTAGAAACTGGGGCGACTCCTAAATCCATTGAATACGAGTTTGAGTTCAAATACGACAAGTTCAATATAGAGTCGGAACTATCTGCGAATGTTGGAAAGCCAGGCGATTTCGAGGCTGAATTCGAGGCAAAGTTGCAGGGAAATAGCATCAAGCTTAAGACGGAACGCGCCGTTCTTGGTGAGCATAAAAGTAAGTTTGAAACTTCGTTGGAAGTGCATCCCGGTGGTAAATACGAGATCGAAGCGGTAATTGATCACGATGATAAGTCCAACGATATCAACACCAAAATTGTGGCCCAAATCAAGGTGAATGGCAAAAAAGCTGTGATTGATGTAGGCTTAGAAGCCAACCAAAATAGAGTGAACTCTAATGCTGTTATTGACTACGAAAGCACCAGATATCTCGACTTCTTATTGGCCCTGCAACGGGGAACGAATCCAAATGGGAATCTCAAGCTGAATCTTAAAAACTACGTAACAGCCAACGGCCAGTTTAAGTTCGTGAAAGGTGCCGGAGGTGATGCGGATATTGAAATCAACATCCCGAAGTTTAGCCGTAAGATTACGGGTCACGGGAAGGTCGCAATTACCGGAAGTAGGCATGTTGCGAATGTTGACATCTCGTACGATGCATCGAAAGACCCAAAGAAACGCATCAAGTTGTCGTCGGACAGTGATTTGACATCGACGTCATTTGACACCAAGAATACCATCGAAATATTGGATTATAAAACTGTCGTCAATGCTAAAGGAAACCGTCAGGGTCGTCATGATAATGGACACCAGGATTTCGAATTTGATGTGACCTTCCCCTGTGGCAGGTACGTTGTTGGAAAAGGCAGCAGAGATGCAACCACCAAAAATGAACTCATAGATGGCAAGATGCAGTTCGAATTGATTGACCACGTGAACAAGGGAGGAAAGCGTCGTGATCTCGTTTATCACGCTGAAGTTCATGATCTGAATCTTGTGGCTTACACGTACCGAGCCAAGCATGACTTAAAGTTCATCGATTTCGAAAGAAAAGATATCAACGTTTTGCTGGAACTTAAGAATCTACACAATGGCCCAGACAAAAAATCTAGGGATTTAAAATTCAACTTACTTGGTGCGAAAATACCCTCACCATTCTCACTGGAATATTCACACGATTCGGAGAAGGACGGTGCTTCTGGTTCCGGAAAATTTAAGTCCACTCTGGGTAACAATCTGAGCTTGCAG GTCAACGGAAACCTTGTCCGTGGAAACGGTGTCGACAAACCAACAGCCGTGGAAGCGgcatttgaaattaaattaccGAGCCAGAAGCTCAGTAATGTAAAATTGGAGTACTCTGGTACCATTCTGACTCCCAACGAACCAACTGGTCGTTTTGAATACATAGAAAGGACAGAATTGACTTACAACACCGACCAAACCATCAAATTGGATAGTCGTTTCACCAACGTTGGTATTTTCGTTTATGATCACACTTTCGAAGGATCTGGAAAGGCAACCCTTACGGTTCTGAGTAATGCACCGATAACTGTTGGCTACAGTTACAAACACAACCCAACAAATGAATTGAAGGAAACATCAGGTTCACTGAGCATCAACAATGGAAACAAACAGACTAACATTGCTGTTGATAGTACCTATCTTGAACACCTGAACGTTATTAATCTGAACATTAAAGCCACGACTCCAGTTGAAACGATACGCAACGTTGACATCAAATTCCAGCATGAA GGTACAGACAGAATCGGCAGACATCCCATCCCGAGTTCCAGCAAAACAAACATAATTGCGATTGTTAACCAAGCTAAATACACCCTGGAACAAGAAATGGCAGTCAAGGAAGACAAAGTTAGTGGCAGCGTAACTGTTACTACACCTCAGGGTGTGACGAAACACACTATAGTATTCAACAAGCTTGGAACTAACAAATTTTCAG GTGAATGGAAATTGAGTACGCCAAAAGGATTTGTGAACATCGATGGTGAGATTGACGTGGCCAAAATCGATGACTTCAGTATTATATTCAACTTTGATAGTGATAAGGTGCAAACTCGTAAGATTCACGGAGAAATTGCTAATAACAAAGTTGCCAAGGGTGGCAAGAAAATTGTGATAAACATCAGCTCCGAGGGAAAGAACATCATTCTTGGCAG tacTAGCTACAACAAGCATTCTGAAGGCAGTAAAGTAATTGTCGAGGGTAACGGAAGCCTGAAGATTCGTGATAGTACCAAGAGTTCGTCGTTCAAGTACACTCATCAACAATTGACGTCGGACGTTAATGGAGAACTCGGCGTTACAAGTCTTTTGACCTTCAACTTTGGACCTTCCAGTATTGtcaatgaattcaaatttaccgACAAGGAAGTCTACGTCTTCAACAGTTATTGCGAGCAGAGCGCAGACTGCGCACAATtcaagttacaggcaaaatcAAGTCAATCAG GATTGAAACGCTCCAAGGAAAGTACTCTTGAAGTTGACCTCAGGAAGTTCAACGTTCCGTACGaatttggcttgaagagtaaTCAGGTGATCGATCCACAATCCGGATATGATGACTCAACCAGTTTGTACCTGCATTCTTCAAAGGGCAAGACTGAGTACAGCTATCAAGCTTACCTTCACCCAACAGAATCCG GTGTTATCCTTACTTTGCCGAGTCGTGAACTAGCCCTGATTGGAACTGCGAACCTTCCCAAAAACAAGCGTTCCGGAGGATACAAGATAGACACTTCATTGTACCTGGACAGAAAGCGTAGTCCAAAGGAGAAGACCAGTCTAACCATCACTGGTGATgttctttttgaaaaaagtactGTCAGTATCACTGGGGAAAGCAGGCTGACATATCCATCCCAGCATAAG GATTTGAGCGTGAAAGGTAAACTCCACGTGGGTGGTGCTCATCTGCTGGATGCGAACTTCGACATCGACGTATTTGCAAAGAGAAATCAGAAGATCACCGTAGTAGCAAAGGTGCTCCAGACTCCTATCAACGATAATACCGGCTACAATGTGACTGGATCATTGTCAGTTACCAGTCCAGGACAACGACTGAAGGTCGATGTTGATGAGTATGTGACTATTTCACGCAAGGAAATTGCTTTCGGATCATTCTTGGCGTACACCGATGAACACCAAAAACCCAAGTCGACTGGCGTAGAGTTCTATGTTAACCTGCAGGGAGTTCACCTGCTCATCAAATCACCAGACCAAGAATTGATCAAAGTTGATTCCAAACTtgatctgtcaaagaatataCAGAAAATTGATACGGACATAGCTATATTCAACAGAGCCCCAGTCATCATTACTTTGGAAGTCAGGGATATGAACTCCTTCAAATATCTGGCTTATGAGAGGA ATAATCCTAATAACAAATTCGAAGCCGGTGGACGCGTTGTAGTAGGGCAAATAGCCGAGCTGCATGCGGAttcggtcaaggatggagcTAAGAAGGAACTTTTCCGCATACGCATCCAGCTCGATGAACGCCATTATCTGAAGCCAGAATTCTCCTTCGACAAGAACAACATTGGACACGTTATC GACTCCTACCGTGGGCGCGTAGTAGAAGTAGCCAAATTGACAAATGAATTCGTCGAAAGTTTGGCTGAAGAGATTATTACCGAGGTTAAAGATTTATTGGAACATCTCAAGAAGGCTCAACCCAATCTGAAACCACTTTTCGATTACTACGTGGCCGAGCTTACCAAGTTGAAGGATGAACTGAACATCGAGACCGAAGGCATCAAGCAGATTCAGGCTAAATT aaaCGAAGTATTCGGCGGTACTATCCAGCTTGTTCTTGAAATAGTCAAGCAAGTTACCCACCGGTTTGAAGAactacaaaaaatattcagagaaACTGTCGATAGACTCGGTGTAGCGTTCAAAGCGACTCTACCTGAATTCCAGAAGATTTGGCGTGCGATCAGTAATCTGATCATTGATTTATTCGAAGACGCAGCAAAAACTTTGGCCAATATCCTCAAGACTTTCGCAGATATTTTCAACGCTAACAAGGACGAGTTCAAGCAGGTTGCCATTCTCTTCGCAGAGCTTACCAACGAAATCACATCAATTATCATCAAGACTGCAACTCAAATTAAGAAGGATGCAAATGACTTTTACACTGTGCTAATCAAGGAGTTCAAAGCTTTGCCAATCTATGAATTCGTGAAGCAGAAGTACGGAGAGTTGTCAGACGTTAAAATTTACGAAGGATTGATTCGTGCCATAACTGATGTTGTTCAGTCGGTTAAAAAATTCTTGCCAACCAAAGAGCTCCAAAACCTTCTTACTGCTACCTATGATTACATCATCAAGCTCGTCAAACGCGAAAAG GTTGACGACGTTCAGGAAATCAAGAAACTGTATGCTCTTATCCTACACGCCATTGAGTCTGTTATTGAACTTGTCAAAAGCCGTACTGTCAAGAATGACTTCTCCAACGTTATCGAAACTAAATTACCATTCGATCTAAGCGCTTTATCCAAATTACCTGGAATCGTCACTCTGAAGCTTTCAGTTCTTACATTGCTTCGCAATCAGGAATTCCCAACATTGAACGAAGTATTGAACACGTACAG gCCAACTAAATATCCGTCGGACCTGATACCACCATTCGGGAAGTTTGCAACATTCGCAGAGAGCAGCTTCTTTTCATTTGACGGACGTGGCGTTGCTCTTCCTGGTCAATGCAGCTACGTTCTGGCTCAAGATGCTCGCGATGGAAACTTCTCCATCGTTGCCCAATTgcaaaatggaaaattgaccGGAGTGACGATCGCTGAACCTACAGAGAGCATCACCATTGAATCTACCGGACGT ATACTTGTCAACAACCAACCTGCCGATTTCCCTGCCAGTACGAAGAACCTTCGCGCCTCACTTCATTATCCAAGGGTACGTGTTGTGTCTGAGTATGGAATAACTCTGGACTGTGACACAGGGTCTGGTTTGATATGCAGCGTGCACGTGTCTGGATTCTACCACGGTAGACTACGTGGTTTACTTGGAAACGCAAACAACGAACCTTGGGACGATTTCACCCTCCCGTCTGGCAAG GTTACCGAGAATCCAAGTGAGTTTGGAAATGCTTTTAAACTGACGCCTGGATGTGCAGACGTTAGTCCTGCCGATCTTCGTGCACCGAAACATGAATCTTTCTGCACGGACTTTTTCACTGGATCGTCTTCGTTAAG TCCTTGCTTCGATCACATTAACCCAAGTCAGTATCGTGACTACTGCGATCTCCTTGCTGGGAACGTTGCTACGAGTGAATTGAAGAGATCATACGCTTGTTATTTTGCTCGCGCCTACGTTTTGAATTGCCAGTACAAAAATATTCCAGTTCATATTCCATCTAGCTGTG CATCCTGCCAGGTTGGAAATCGGAAGGTGGATATTGGCGACACTTTCAGTACGCAACATCCGAAGCAACAGGCCGATGTTGTGATCGTGGTTGAGCAGGCAACTGAAAACATCAAAGTCTTCAATGAACTGGTACTCCCTCTCATCAGCTTTGTCAGGACCGAACTCAAAGAGCAAGGCATAAC CGATGTCCACGTTGGTCTGATCGGTTTTGGCGATCACATGGATACCCCGGAGCACTACACGCTCAAAGGAAGCCGAAACATCGACGGAGATCAAGTGAAGAACATGAAATTTGCATCCAGGACTCCGACTATCACTCTTGAG